The proteins below are encoded in one region of Cololabis saira isolate AMF1-May2022 chromosome 21, fColSai1.1, whole genome shotgun sequence:
- the LOC133422110 gene encoding inward rectifier potassium channel 2-like, with protein MEVMGSVRSHRYSIVSSEEDGMKLANIAVPNGYGNGNVNKGHAEHQHQSRFVRKDGHCNVQFINMSEKGQRYLADIFTTCVDIRWRWMVLIFCLSFLLSWLFFGLVFWLVALSYGDLENDDQMCVSNVDSFTAAFLFSVETQTTIGYGYRYVTEKCPIAVFMVVFQSIVGCIIDAFIIGAVMAKMAKPKKRNETLVFSYYATVAMRDGKLCLMWRVGNLRKSHLVEAHVRAQLLKSRTTAEGEFIPLDQVDIDVGFDTGIDRIFLVSPITIVHEIDEDSPFYEMNKRDMETSDFEIVVILEGMVEATAMTTQCRSSYVAGEILWGHRFEPVLFEEKNYYKVDYSRFDNTYEVPSTPSCSAKELAEKKSNASSLRNSFCYENEVALEKVDMDDEFEEDETHLMTDPEVGALEDTNTDLVSDSECNLDSLPLESTPLTAESEI; from the coding sequence ATGGAAGTGATGGGGAGTGTGCGAAGCCACCGTTACAGCATTGTGTCCTCTGAAGAAGATGGCATGAAGCTGGCGAACATTGCCGTCCCAAATGGCTACGGAAACGGCAATGTCAACAAGGGGCACGCGGAGCACCAGCATCAGAGCCGCTTTGTTCGGAAGGATGGGCACTGCAATGTGCAGTTTATCAACATGAGTGAGAAAGGCCAGCGTTACCTGGCAGATATCTTCACCACCTGTGTGGACATTCGCTGGCGTTGGATGGTTCTCATATTCTGCCTGTCTTTCCTCTTGTCCTGGTTGTTTTTTGGCTTGGTCTTCTGGTTAGTGGCCCTCTCTTATGGAGACTTGGAAAATGACGATCAAATGTGTGTTTCCAATGTGGACAGCTTCACCGCTGCCTTTTTGTTCTCAGTTGAGACCCAAACCACAATCGGCTATGGTTATCGCTACGTCACAGAGAAATGCCCCATCGCGGTATTTATGGTGGTATTCCAAAGCATCGTGGGCTGCATCATTGATGCGTTTATTATTGGAGCAGTCATGGCCAAGATGGCAAAGCCCAAGAAGAGGAACGAGACCCTGGTGTTCAGCTATTATGCCACAGTGGCCATGAGAGACGGTAAACTTTGCCTGATGTGGCGAGTGGGGAACCTGAGGAAGAGTCATCTAGTGGAGGCCCATGTCAGGGCCCAGCTCCTCAAGTCCCGCACCACTGCAGAGGGAGAGTTCATCCCTTTGGATCAGGTTGACATTGATGTAGGCTTCGATACTGGCATCGACAGAATCTTCTTGGTGTCTCCTATTACTATTGTGCATGAGATTGATGAGGACAGCCCGTTCTACGAGATGAACAAACGCGATATGGAAACGTCAGACTTTGAGATTGTGGTGATCCTAGAGGGCATGGTTGAGGCAACAGCCATGACGACCCAGTGCCGGAGCTCTTATGTGGCTGGCGAGATCCTCTGGGGTCATCGTTTTGAGCCAGTGCTCTTTGAAGAAAAGAACTACTACAAAGTGGACTACTCCCGCTTCGACAACACCTACGAGGTCCCCAGCACACCCAGTTGTAGCGCCAAGGAACTGGCCGAGAAGAAGTCCAACGCTTCCAGCCTGAGAAACTCCTTTTGTTACGAGAACGAGGTGGCACTTGAAAAAGTTGACATGGACGATGAGTTTGAGGAGGATGAGACACATTTGATGACAGATCCTGAGGTCGGTGCACTTGAGGACACAAACACAGATCTGGTGTCAGATTCTGAATGCAACTTGGACTCTTTACCGTTGGAGTCAACGCCTTTGACAGCAGAATCAGAAATATGA
- the LOC133421914 gene encoding inward rectifier potassium channel 16-like, which yields MSTERDEQIIDTCYTTVHTLSKPDGKEGKRLLYMQKDGRFQVVFKKAPGDWSTYLMDIFTTLVETRWRVVLLNFSLSYILSWLFFGLVYWLIAHVNGDISNIHNEPCVENVRGFTGAFLYSMETQATIGYGNRGMTENCIVAIIVVTVQSVFSSLLDTIVIGIIVAKMASARKRAQTVGFSKCAVVNLRNGCLCLAWRLGDFRGNHILEGVARAQLVRYVKGPMDSIVISYEDLEIQDQDVVLATPAMIIHKLEAGSPLYNLGPHDLLEEDFELVVSFTYTGDSTGMLHQTRTSYTAADIRWGQRFQDMLKVGKKHYKVDYSLFNEIIWVPVPMLSAETYDRTRRHAGGRAQLAPVKENGHTCQVNLEITEEVMIQTSL from the coding sequence ATGAGCACAGAAAGGGACGAGCAGATCATTGACACCTGCTACACCACAGTCCATACGCTGAGCAAGCCAGATGGAAAAGAAGGGAAACGGCTCCTCTACATGCAGAAAGATGGCAGGTTCCAGGTGGTGTTCAAAAAGGCCCCAGGAGACTGGAGCACATATTTAATGGACATCTTCACCACTCTTGTAGAGACCCGCTGGAGGGTCGTGTTGCTCAACTTTTCCCTGTCTTACATACTCTCCTGGCTCTTTTTTGGTCTTGTTTATTGGCTCATAGCTCATGTCAATGGAGATATTAGCAACATACATAATGAACCCTGTGTGGAAAACGTGCGAGGATTTACTGGAGCTTTTTTGTATTCAATGGAGACCCAGGCCACTATTGGTTATGGCAACAGAGGAATGACTGAGAACTGTATTGTTGCTATCATTGTGGTAACAGTTCAAAGTGTATTTAGCTCCCTTCTTGACACCATTGTCATTGGCATTATTGTGGCTAAGATGGCATCTGCTCGCAAGAGAGCTCAAACAGTGGGTTTCAGCAAATGTGCCGTGGTCAACCTACGAAATGGATGTTTATGTCTGGCATGGCGTCTTGGGGACTTCAGGGGGAATCACATTCTAGAGGGGGTCGCCAGGGCTCAGTTAGTCCGGTATGTAAAGGGGCCAATGGACTCCATTGTGATATCATATGAGGATCTGGAGATTCAGGACCAGGATGTTGTCCTTGCCACTCCAGCCATGATTATTCACAAATTGGAGGCGGGGAGTCCCCTTTATAACTTGGGCCCCCATGACCTGCTGGAGGAGGACTTTGAGCTGGTGGTCTCTTTCACCTACACTGGAGACTCCACGGGGATGCTGCACCAGACACGCACCTCCTACACAGCAGCAGACATCCGCTGGGGTCAACGCTTCCAGGACATGCTAAAAGTGGGAAAGAAGCACTACAAAGTGGACTATTCTCTATTTAATGAGATCATATGGGTGCCGGTGCCCATGCTCAGCGCAGAGACATATGATAGAACGAGACGTCATGCTGGAGGAAGAGCACAATTAGCACCAGTCAAGGAAAATGGGCACACTTGCCAGGTGAATCTTGAAATTACTGAGGAGGTGATGATACAAACCAGTTTGTAG